Proteins co-encoded in one Salvelinus sp. IW2-2015 linkage group LG17, ASM291031v2, whole genome shotgun sequence genomic window:
- the LOC111976450 gene encoding glucose-induced degradation protein 8-B homolog, giving the protein MMSYSEKPEDITREEWMEKLNNVHIQRADMNRLIMNYLVTEGFKEAAEKFRMESGIEPSVDLDSLDERIKIREMILKGQIQEAIALINSMHPELLDTNRYLYFHLQQQHLIELIRLRETEAALEFAQSQLAEQGEESRECLTEMERTLALLAFDNPEESPFGDLLNTMQRQKVWSEVNQSVLDYENRESTPKLAKLLKLLLWAQNELDQKKVKYPKMTDLSKGTIEDPK; this is encoded by the exons ATGATGAGTTATAGTGAAAAGCCGGAGGACATAACGAGAGAAGAGTGGATGGAGAAGCTCAACAATGTCCACATTCAGAGGGCCGACATGAACAGGCTCATCATGAACTACTTGGTGACAG AGGGGTTTAAGGAGGCAGCTGAGAAGTTCCGTATGGAGTCTGGGATTGAGCCCAGTGTGGACCTGGATTCTCTGGACGAGAGGATAAAGATCCGGGAGATGATCCTGAAGGGACAGATACAGGAGGCCATCGCACTCATCAACAGCATGCACCCAGAACTGCTCGACACAAACCGCTACCTGTACTTTCACCTACAG cagcaGCACCTGATTGAGCTGATCCGTCTGAGGGAGACTGAGGCAGCACTAGAGTTTGCTCAGTCCCAGCTGGCAGAGCagggggaggagagtagagagtgtctgacagagatggagagaacctTGGCCCTGCTGGCCTTCGACAACCCTGAGGAGTCACCCTTCGGAGACCTTCTCAACACAATGCAGAGGCAGAAG GTGTGGAGTGAAGTGAACCAGTCTGTGCTGGACTACGAAAACAGAGAGTCAACGCCCAAACTGGCCAAGCTCCTCAAACTGCTCCTGTGGGCTCAGAACGAACTTGACCAAAAGAAAGTCAAGTACCCCAAAATGACAGACCTCAGCAAGGGCACGATCGAGGACCCAAAGTGA
- the LOC111976451 gene encoding small ribosomal subunit protein uS12: MGKCRGLRTARKLRNHRREQRWHDKQYKKAHLGTALKANPFGGASHAKGIVLEKVGVEAKQPNSAIRKCVRVQLIKNGKKITAFVPNDGCLNFIEENDEVLVAGFGRKGHAVGDIPGVRFKVVKVANVSLLALYKGKKERPRS; this comes from the exons ATGG GCAAGTGCCGGGGTCTGCGTACAGCCAGGAAACTGCGTAACCATCGCAGGGAGCAGAGATGGCATGACAAACAGTATAAGAAGGCTCACCTGGGCACTGCCCTGAAGGCCAACCCATTCGGAGGGGCATCTCATGCCAAAGGCATTGTGCTTGAGAAAGT GGGTGTTGAAGCTAAGCAGCCCAACTCTGCCATCAGGAAGTGTGTCAGGGTGCAACTCATCAAAAATGGCAAGAAGATCACAGCTTTCGTCCCCAATGATGGCTGTTTGAACTTCATTGAG GAAAACGATGAGGTGTTGGTGGCAGGATTTGGTCGGAAGGGGCACGCCGTTGGTGATATTCCTGGTGTCCGCTTCAAGGTGGTCAAAGTAGCTAATGTCTCACTACTGGCCCTTTACAAAGGCAAGAAAGAAAGACCTCGATCATAG